In Anaerolineales bacterium, a genomic segment contains:
- the era gene encoding GTPase Era produces the protein MTDDLHDDDLNETPDDGLDPVEDDLADDAPQLAHSGFVVVCGKPNVGKSTLMNQILGEKIAIVSPKPQTTRLRQFGIYTRPDVQAIFVDTPGLHQPRHELGEYMVQVALDAIHDAEVILFVVDLSSAPDEDDQRVAAIIGEARAAAFKAGTVIPVVMALNKIDRTAAKNVLPHSEAYQALIPDALWTAISAVAGRGVGEVLDHIIERLPAGPQYYPDDQLSDTPVREIVAEIVREKVLLNLAQEVPHAVAVEVDEYTERSASLTYIRLTIYVERDSQKGILIGGGGGMLRTIAASAREDIETLIGTKVYLEPWVKVLKNWRRDPNFLRRLGYRVKKS, from the coding sequence ATGACCGATGATCTGCACGATGACGATCTGAACGAGACGCCCGACGATGGACTTGATCCGGTAGAGGATGATCTGGCTGACGATGCCCCTCAACTGGCGCACAGCGGCTTTGTCGTCGTCTGTGGCAAGCCGAACGTGGGCAAATCAACCCTGATGAACCAGATTTTGGGCGAGAAGATCGCTATTGTCAGCCCCAAACCGCAGACGACGCGCCTTCGCCAATTTGGGATTTACACGCGCCCTGATGTGCAGGCGATTTTTGTCGATACGCCCGGATTGCACCAGCCGCGCCACGAGCTTGGCGAATACATGGTGCAGGTTGCCCTCGATGCCATTCACGATGCCGAGGTGATTCTCTTTGTTGTTGATCTCAGCAGCGCCCCCGACGAGGACGACCAGCGCGTGGCAGCGATCATTGGTGAGGCACGCGCCGCCGCGTTCAAGGCGGGGACGGTAATCCCCGTCGTCATGGCGCTGAACAAGATTGACCGCACGGCGGCGAAGAACGTTCTCCCCCACAGCGAGGCATATCAGGCGCTGATCCCCGATGCCTTGTGGACGGCGATCAGCGCGGTGGCGGGGCGCGGGGTGGGGGAAGTGCTGGATCACATCATTGAGCGGCTGCCCGCCGGACCGCAGTATTACCCCGACGACCAACTGAGCGATACGCCTGTCCGTGAGATCGTCGCGGAGATCGTCCGCGAAAAGGTGCTGCTTAATCTGGCGCAGGAAGTCCCTCACGCTGTCGCCGTTGAGGTGGACGAATACACCGAGCGCAGCGCGAGCCTCACCTACATCCGCCTGACGATTTATGTGGAGCGGGACAGCCAGAAGGGGATACTGATCGGCGGCGGCGGCGGGATGCTGCGGACGATTGCCGCCAGCGCCCGTGAGGATATCGAAACGCTGATTGGGACGAAGGTGTACCTTGAACCCTGGGTAAAGGTACTGAAGAACTGGCGGCGCGACCCAAACTTTTTGCGCCGCTTGGGGTATCGGGTGAAGAAATCCTGA
- a CDS encoding DUF952 domain-containing protein, with the protein MIYHMISQAAWDAAQAAGVVTNDSLARDGFIHCSQRHQVAPVASAYFNGQRDILVLRIDPARLTAELRYEPPQHLKGLPEPSTKEDDMFPHIYGEISLSAVIDAVPLILHPDGSLTLPDGA; encoded by the coding sequence ATGATTTATCATATGATTAGCCAAGCGGCGTGGGACGCCGCACAAGCGGCAGGGGTGGTAACAAATGACTCTCTGGCGCGTGACGGGTTTATCCACTGTTCGCAGCGGCATCAGGTTGCCCCTGTTGCCTCTGCTTATTTTAATGGGCAGCGGGATATACTCGTCCTGCGCATTGATCCGGCGCGGCTCACGGCTGAACTGCGTTACGAGCCGCCGCAACACCTCAAGGGGCTGCCCGAACCCTCCACCAAGGAGGACGACATGTTTCCCCACATCTACGGCGAGATTTCGCTCAGCGCGGTGATTGATGCCGTGCCGCTCATCCTTCACCCCGATGGCTCGCTCACATTGCCGGATGGGGCATAA
- a CDS encoding NAD(P)-binding domain-containing protein, whose product MEKASLPVAVIGAGPIGMAAAAHLLQRGETPLVLEAGAEVGASILEWGHVRLFTPWRYATDRASTALLETAGWVSPDPEQHPTGADLVNAYLRPLANVPQLRPHIRVNSRVIRIARAGYDKMKTAGREQAPFLLTVRTKSGEDIQYLAKAVIDASGTYRSPNPLGANGTPVLGEEGAAEQIFYGIPNVLGEHRARYANKTILVAGSGASAFNVLLDLTHLAEDAPETKVIWVIRRALTKNLFGGGEADELPARGSLGQRVKVLVETGVFQVVDHFKAAKLQRVGEQIQVSSEGTALNPVDEIIVTTGFRPDLSLFSELRVALDPSVESPAALATMIDPNVHSCGTVPPHGAEELKQPEQDFYIVGSKSYGRAPTFLLLTGYEQVRSVAAAIVGDWDSAREVHLELPQTGTCCTTPDAPLGGTCCGTAASGESAVHSPLIALAEIPVTASPIREAAVGVGAVGQAIRPKNQGCCG is encoded by the coding sequence ATGGAAAAGGCTTCCTTACCCGTCGCGGTGATCGGCGCTGGACCAATCGGCATGGCAGCAGCCGCGCATCTTCTTCAGCGAGGCGAAACGCCTCTCGTCCTTGAAGCGGGGGCAGAGGTTGGGGCAAGCATTCTGGAATGGGGGCATGTGCGGCTCTTTACCCCCTGGCGCTATGCGACGGACAGAGCATCCACCGCCTTGTTGGAAACGGCGGGGTGGGTATCCCCCGATCCTGAACAGCACCCAACAGGCGCAGACCTGGTGAACGCTTACCTCCGCCCATTGGCGAATGTCCCCCAACTGCGTCCCCATATCAGGGTGAATTCGCGGGTGATTCGTATTGCCCGTGCTGGCTATGACAAAATGAAAACGGCAGGGCGTGAACAAGCGCCCTTCCTTCTGACGGTGCGAACGAAGTCTGGCGAGGACATCCAGTACCTAGCGAAGGCAGTCATTGATGCATCGGGAACGTACCGTTCACCAAATCCACTTGGGGCAAACGGTACGCCGGTGTTAGGCGAAGAAGGGGCGGCTGAGCAGATTTTCTACGGGATTCCGAACGTGTTAGGCGAACATCGCGCTCGCTATGCGAACAAAACAATCCTCGTGGCGGGCAGTGGCGCATCGGCGTTTAATGTCCTGCTTGATCTGACGCACCTTGCCGAAGACGCCCCTGAGACGAAGGTGATCTGGGTCATTCGCCGTGCCTTGACGAAGAACCTGTTCGGCGGCGGCGAAGCCGATGAACTCCCCGCACGGGGATCGCTTGGTCAGCGGGTGAAGGTACTCGTAGAGACGGGGGTGTTTCAGGTTGTCGATCACTTCAAAGCGGCGAAGCTCCAGCGCGTGGGGGAGCAGATTCAAGTGAGCAGCGAGGGAACAGCCCTGAATCCGGTGGACGAGATTATCGTGACTACCGGCTTTCGTCCCGATCTCAGCCTGTTTTCAGAACTGCGCGTCGCCCTTGACCCTTCGGTAGAAAGCCCAGCAGCGCTCGCCACGATGATCGATCCCAATGTTCATAGTTGTGGGACGGTCCCTCCACACGGTGCGGAGGAACTGAAGCAGCCGGAACAGGATTTCTACATCGTCGGCAGTAAAAGCTATGGGCGTGCGCCAACGTTCCTTTTGCTCACAGGCTATGAGCAAGTGCGCTCGGTGGCGGCGGCAATCGTCGGGGATTGGGACTCCGCCCGCGAAGTTCACCTAGAACTGCCCCAAACGGGGACGTGTTGCACCACACCCGATGCCCCACTTGGCGGGACGTGCTGCGGCACAGCGGCAAGCGGCGAGAGCGCGGTTCACAGTCCGCTCATCGCCCTAGCGGAGATACCCGTAACGGCAAGCCCGATCCGCGAAGCAGCCGTTGGCGTGGGGGCGGTAGGGCAGGCAATTCGTCCTAAGAATCAGGGGTGTTGTGGTTAA
- a CDS encoding murein biosynthesis integral membrane protein MurJ — protein sequence MTNEMATPLPVDSTASTVSPEPTDVLETEAAAAEGIARATTILAIGNITSRVLGFVKEIQLANLFGAGRAVDAFQIAITIPRDLYDLAIYGHTNSALVPVLSEYAARKDKSELWALISALFSLVLLFAGVLVVLLTVFAPNIIALYRGLPRPPLIDHPFTFQTGAFLQKGLGFSPAAFEQTVHLLRLTAPALIFLSLFSVLSGALFALRRFTFPAFGAALFNGAIFISTLILAPYIGIEGVAIGWVIGALAQLALQGVGMRGAKLRLVIGGLLRALRHPGIRKIALLYLPVMLALVVDVLVNRPFSYNIASQTGEGNVATMSWATNLREFPMGLVGTAISLAILPTLARQALSKDLLGDFRDTLGRGVRLALTLIIPASVGMFVLAGPLIGLVFERGAFTAANTADMSIVLRLYMIGIPFAAIDLLLIFAFYARRDSLTPALVGMFSLGCYIVITLILLPTTGFLSLMIADSAKHFIHMVVSLILLRRRLNGLGTQRLPVTVLKVGLATAVMALVTWVLMRSVGTLFPVQGLRERALLLFVPSLLGGAIYFLLASVLKLNEFTLFVETISRRVRRRS from the coding sequence ATGACCAATGAGATGGCGACGCCTCTCCCTGTTGACTCAACAGCATCAACGGTATCCCCCGAACCCACCGATGTCTTGGAAACGGAAGCCGCCGCCGCCGAGGGAATCGCCCGCGCCACGACGATCCTTGCCATTGGAAATATCACCAGTCGCGTTTTGGGCTTTGTCAAAGAGATTCAACTGGCAAACCTGTTTGGGGCGGGGCGGGCGGTAGATGCCTTCCAAATTGCGATCACCATCCCCCGCGACCTCTACGATCTGGCAATCTATGGGCATACGAATTCCGCCCTTGTCCCCGTCCTCAGCGAATATGCGGCGCGGAAAGATAAAAGCGAACTGTGGGCATTGATCAGCGCCCTGTTCAGCCTTGTCCTGCTTTTTGCTGGTGTCCTTGTCGTCCTCCTCACTGTCTTTGCCCCCAACATCATCGCTCTCTATCGAGGGCTGCCGCGCCCGCCGCTGATCGATCACCCCTTTACCTTCCAAACGGGGGCATTTCTTCAGAAAGGCTTGGGGTTTTCTCCGGCAGCGTTTGAACAAACCGTCCATCTGCTGCGCCTAACCGCCCCCGCCCTCATTTTTCTGAGCCTGTTCTCGGTGTTGTCGGGGGCGCTCTTTGCCCTCCGGCGATTCACTTTTCCGGCATTTGGGGCGGCGCTATTCAACGGGGCGATTTTCATTTCCACGTTGATTCTCGCCCCCTATATTGGGATCGAAGGGGTTGCCATTGGGTGGGTGATCGGCGCGTTGGCGCAGCTTGCCCTACAGGGCGTTGGGATGCGTGGGGCAAAACTCCGCTTGGTCATTGGCGGCTTGCTCCGCGCCTTGCGCCATCCGGGGATCCGCAAGATCGCGCTGCTCTACCTGCCCGTTATGCTGGCGCTGGTGGTCGATGTCTTGGTGAACCGCCCCTTCAGTTACAACATTGCCTCGCAAACGGGCGAGGGCAACGTAGCGACAATGAGTTGGGCAACAAACCTCCGCGAATTTCCCATGGGGCTGGTGGGAACGGCGATCTCGCTGGCAATCCTCCCCACGCTGGCACGGCAAGCGCTGAGTAAAGACCTCTTGGGCGATTTTCGGGATACGCTAGGGCGGGGGGTGCGCCTTGCCCTGACCTTGATCATCCCTGCTTCTGTGGGGATGTTCGTCTTGGCGGGTCCACTGATCGGGCTGGTCTTTGAGCGCGGGGCGTTCACGGCGGCGAATACAGCAGATATGTCGATTGTCCTACGCCTCTACATGATTGGCATCCCCTTTGCCGCTATCGATTTGCTGCTGATCTTTGCCTTTTACGCCCGCCGCGACTCGCTGACGCCAGCACTGGTGGGGATGTTCAGCTTGGGCTGCTACATCGTGATTACCTTGATCTTGCTGCCGACAACGGGCTTTCTCAGTCTGATGATTGCCGACAGCGCCAAGCATTTCATTCACATGGTCGTCAGCCTGATCTTGCTGCGGCGGCGCTTAAACGGCTTAGGGACGCAGCGCTTGCCCGTCACCGTCCTGAAGGTGGGCTTGGCAACGGCGGTCATGGCGCTGGTGACATGGGTCTTGATGCGCAGTGTGGGGACGCTTTTCCCCGTGCAGGGGCTGCGGGAACGGGCACTTTTGCTGTTCGTCCCTTCCCTTCTTGGTGGGGCAATTTATTTCTTGTTAGCATCCGTCTTGAAACTGAACGAATTTACGCTCTTTGTGGAGACGATCTCGCGGCGGGTGCGGCGGCGCTCGTAG
- a CDS encoding adenylyltransferase/cytidyltransferase family protein, producing MPVITLSHARTMRDAFHHAGQPVVFTNGHFDLLHVGHLDYLEQARSLGAALFVGVNDDPATETLKGMGRPLVPAAERARLIAALRPVDAAIIFTGETAVGLIDELRPDIYVKGGDYAAKPLPERATVERYGGRVVLIDLLAGHSTSALIAKIQALPPISEKGDPNDQ from the coding sequence ATGCCAGTAATTACCCTATCTCATGCCCGCACCATGCGCGACGCCTTCCATCATGCCGGACAACCGGTTGTTTTCACTAACGGTCATTTTGATCTGCTCCATGTCGGTCACTTGGACTATCTTGAACAAGCACGATCACTCGGCGCTGCTTTGTTCGTCGGCGTCAACGATGACCCCGCCACCGAAACGCTGAAGGGGATGGGACGCCCCCTTGTTCCGGCGGCGGAACGCGCCCGACTCATCGCCGCCTTGCGCCCAGTCGATGCGGCGATCATCTTCACGGGCGAGACGGCAGTTGGGCTGATTGACGAACTGCGCCCCGATATTTACGTGAAGGGCGGCGATTATGCTGCAAAGCCGCTCCCCGAACGGGCGACGGTAGAGCGCTACGGGGGGCGCGTCGTCCTCATCGATCTACTGGCGGGGCATAGCACCAGCGCCCTCATCGCCAAAATTCAGGCGCTCCCACCCATTTCCGAAAAGGGCGATCCGAATGACCAATGA
- a CDS encoding SOS response-associated peptidase gives MCGRYAISVSPDQLALHFNATLADDVFSARLNAAPSESLPVMLNTGERRIERLQWGLIPAWAKDATVAHKLINARAETVEEKPSFRDAFKKRRCLVLADSFYEWETRPDGKKYPMRIALESGKPFAFAGLWETWQAPAAEGGDLRRTFTILTIAANDLIAPIHQRMPVILSPEGETLWLDNAAPPEQRRGVLLPFDPAQMVITPVDDDRLKKKGA, from the coding sequence ATGTGTGGACGGTACGCCATTTCCGTTTCGCCTGATCAACTGGCGCTCCATTTTAATGCGACACTGGCAGACGATGTGTTTTCCGCCCGTCTGAACGCCGCCCCCTCGGAATCCCTCCCTGTCATGCTGAACACCGGAGAGCGGCGCATCGAGCGGCTGCAATGGGGCTTGATCCCTGCCTGGGCAAAGGATGCCACCGTCGCCCACAAGCTGATCAACGCCCGCGCCGAGACGGTTGAGGAAAAGCCGAGCTTCCGCGATGCTTTCAAGAAACGGCGCTGCCTTGTCCTTGCCGATTCCTTCTACGAATGGGAAACCCGCCCCGACGGAAAAAAATACCCCATGCGGATCGCCCTTGAGTCCGGCAAACCCTTTGCCTTTGCTGGATTGTGGGAGACATGGCAAGCGCCCGCCGCCGAGGGCGGCGATCTGCGCCGCACCTTCACCATCCTGACCATCGCCGCCAACGATCTGATCGCCCCCATCCACCAACGGATGCCGGTGATCCTCTCCCCTGAAGGGGAGACGCTCTGGCTGGATAACGCCGCCCCCCCAGAGCAGCGGCGCGGGGTGCTGCTGCCCTTTGATCCGGCGCAAATGGTGATCACCCCTGTAGATGATGACCGCTTAAAAAAGAAAGGCGCCTAA
- a CDS encoding NUDIX domain-containing protein: protein MSWEDLIACLQAYPRPADAESWVVETPLIHARQPDPAYREAVKDVLESLGVLREGRCTSAAAYLFVRSLLQAVHEGGLAPAVWGSAKSSSLGATGATLLAALEQHRLNAQESATPLRRVVAVMSVIKGRAAEGDVFLMQYDSGSRWYQPIGGKRDPEDESNIAALARELQEELNLPHIQLGRDFQVTPLREDIHERSVSKTLNVLTEYSHNFYYVNAVRFALPTDSETRWLTLAEIQAGRAADGRAVSPLLRLHVADRLAGLPYSLSEGV from the coding sequence ATGTCGTGGGAAGACCTGATCGCCTGTTTACAAGCCTACCCTCGTCCAGCGGACGCCGAATCGTGGGTGGTTGAGACGCCTCTCATCCACGCCCGCCAGCCCGACCCCGCCTACCGTGAGGCGGTAAAGGATGTCCTTGAATCGTTGGGCGTTCTGCGCGAAGGGCGCTGTACCTCTGCGGCTGCCTATCTATTCGTCCGCAGCCTTCTACAGGCAGTCCACGAGGGCGGATTAGCCCCGGCGGTGTGGGGGTCGGCAAAGAGCAGCTCACTAGGGGCAACGGGGGCGACGTTACTTGCCGCACTGGAACAGCACCGCCTGAACGCCCAAGAATCTGCCACCCCACTGCGCCGTGTGGTGGCGGTTATGTCCGTGATCAAAGGGCGGGCTGCCGAGGGCGATGTGTTCCTCATGCAGTATGACAGCGGCTCGCGGTGGTATCAGCCCATCGGCGGGAAACGCGACCCTGAAGATGAGAGCAACATTGCCGCTCTTGCCCGCGAACTTCAGGAAGAATTGAACCTCCCCCATATCCAGCTTGGGCGCGATTTTCAGGTGACGCCCCTCCGCGAAGATATTCACGAACGGAGTGTCTCCAAGACGCTGAACGTCCTCACCGAATACAGCCACAATTTTTATTATGTGAACGCCGTCCGTTTTGCGCTTCCCACCGATAGCGAGACGCGCTGGCTGACTCTAGCTGAGATTCAAGCGGGGCGGGCTGCCGATGGACGGGCGGTTTCGCCCTTGCTGCGCCTTCATGTGGCGGATCGTCTGGCAGGGCTGCCCTACAGCCTGAGCGAAGGGGTGTAG
- a CDS encoding glycosyltransferase family 2 protein has product MFTNPPLDLAIVLVTWNVRELALDAIRTVRADLAESGLGGAIWVVDNASADGTAEAIQHTFPDVHLIASERNLGFAAGNNLALRALGFADTPTPAPQAPRAVFLLNPDTRTEQGALQALYEALFTLPRAGIVGARLAYEDGAFQHSAFRFPGLAQLFIDLYPLPNRLRARLYETPLNGRYPRRRYETGSPFAVDHTLGATMLFRREAIEATGLFDEGYFMYVEEVDWSMRVQRAGWAIYTVPSARITHLEGRSTRQVRAQSIVNLWRSRLKFYDRYYPRWKRAAARLLVRGGMRLKIRAVRREGSLPPEVREALIAAYREVIAL; this is encoded by the coding sequence ATGTTTACCAACCCTCCCCTAGACCTTGCCATTGTACTTGTCACTTGGAATGTCCGCGAGCTTGCCCTTGATGCGATCCGCACCGTCCGCGCCGACCTTGCCGAAAGCGGGCTGGGCGGCGCAATCTGGGTGGTTGATAACGCCTCCGCCGATGGAACGGCAGAGGCAATCCAGCACACCTTTCCCGATGTCCATCTGATTGCTTCAGAGCGCAACCTCGGCTTTGCGGCGGGGAATAACCTTGCGCTGCGGGCGCTCGGCTTTGCCGATACGCCAACCCCCGCCCCACAAGCCCCCCGCGCTGTGTTCCTTCTGAACCCTGATACGCGCACCGAACAAGGGGCGCTGCAGGCGCTTTACGAGGCGCTCTTTACCCTTCCCCGTGCGGGGATTGTTGGGGCGCGGCTTGCCTATGAAGATGGGGCGTTCCAACACAGTGCCTTTCGTTTCCCCGGTCTAGCGCAGCTTTTCATCGATCTCTATCCGCTTCCAAACCGCCTTCGGGCGCGGCTTTACGAAACACCGCTGAACGGGCGCTACCCGCGCCGCCGCTACGAGACGGGCAGCCCCTTCGCCGTCGATCACACCCTCGGCGCGACGATGCTTTTCCGGCGGGAGGCGATTGAAGCGACGGGACTCTTTGACGAGGGCTATTTTATGTACGTGGAGGAAGTGGATTGGAGTATGCGCGTGCAGCGGGCGGGGTGGGCAATCTATACCGTCCCCTCGGCGCGGATCACTCACCTTGAGGGGCGCAGCACCCGTCAGGTGCGGGCGCAGAGCATCGTAAACCTGTGGCGCAGCCGGCTGAAATTCTATGATCGCTATTACCCGCGCTGGAAACGTGCGGCGGCACGCCTGTTGGTGCGCGGGGGGATGCGCCTGAAGATTCGGGCGGTACGGCGCGAGGGAAGCCTTCCGCCAGAGGTGCGCGAGGCACTCATCGCCGCCTATCGGGAGGTGATAGCCCTGTGA
- a CDS encoding SCP2 sterol-binding domain-containing protein gives MAFANVEELFAGLKGRFRADKAQGDKATLSIILSDENYWITVDNGTMDAGKGNAPGDPDLILRAKADDFVKIMNGEMNAMTAFMQGKVKAEKNMGLAVKLMGWFGMG, from the coding sequence ATGGCTTTTGCGAATGTAGAAGAATTGTTTGCGGGGCTAAAAGGGCGTTTTCGCGCCGATAAAGCGCAAGGCGACAAGGCAACCCTGAGCATCATTCTTTCTGACGAAAATTACTGGATCACGGTGGACAATGGGACGATGGACGCGGGCAAAGGGAATGCACCCGGCGACCCCGATTTGATCTTGCGGGCGAAAGCAGATGATTTCGTCAAGATTATGAACGGCGAGATGAACGCTATGACCGCCTTTATGCAAGGCAAGGTGAAGGCAGAAAAGAACATGGGGCTTGCCGTCAAACTGATGGGCTGGTTTGGGATGGGGTAA
- a CDS encoding DUF2085 domain-containing protein — protein sequence MRRIAPRLIPVGAFLTVALWVILTPAGIIGKAGAVGYAICHQILARTFLIGLPGAEAMPLCARCTGIYLGVLVGFAFAGMRGRGRAARLPHLPLLIVLGSFVALMGIDGVNSYIQLFPDVTGVYTPANPLRLITGMLCGLAVSSVLLPLFNRSVWEMPDQRRILDGWRDLLALCALGAAVVALILSERPLIRLILGFLSVGTVVFVLILIGCVLFLNLSRHPLARGWRELALPLSAGVFLAFLQLGGMAALRFALTGTWGGFVIG from the coding sequence ATGCGCCGCATAGCCCCCCGCCTGATACCAGTGGGGGCATTCCTCACTGTTGCCCTTTGGGTGATCCTTACCCCCGCCGGAATCATCGGCAAGGCGGGGGCGGTGGGCTACGCCATTTGCCACCAAATCCTCGCTCGCACCTTTTTGATCGGCTTGCCCGGTGCGGAGGCAATGCCGCTCTGCGCCCGCTGCACGGGGATTTACCTCGGTGTGTTGGTTGGCTTTGCCTTCGCCGGAATGCGCGGGCGGGGGCGGGCGGCGCGGCTGCCACATCTCCCGCTCTTGATCGTCTTGGGATCGTTCGTCGCCCTTATGGGCATTGATGGTGTGAACAGTTACATCCAGCTTTTTCCCGATGTCACAGGAGTTTACACCCCCGCCAACCCCTTGCGGCTGATCACCGGAATGCTTTGTGGTCTTGCTGTGAGCAGTGTCCTCTTGCCGCTGTTCAACCGCAGTGTATGGGAAATGCCTGACCAGCGCCGCATCCTGGATGGCTGGCGCGATCTACTGGCGCTCTGTGCGTTGGGCGCTGCCGTCGTCGCCCTGATTCTTTCCGAACGCCCGCTCATCCGCCTGATCTTGGGATTCCTCAGCGTGGGGACGGTTGTTTTCGTCCTGATTCTGATCGGCTGTGTCTTGTTTTTGAACCTCAGCCGTCATCCGCTGGCGCGTGGTTGGCGCGAGTTGGCGCTGCCGCTGAGCGCGGGCGTGTTCCTTGCCTTTTTGCAATTGGGCGGAATGGCTGCCCTGCGTTTTGCGCTCACCGGCACATGGGGAGGCTTCGTTATCGGCTGA
- a CDS encoding glycosyltransferase family 2 protein encodes MSVARGETIEAVILTRNEAQHITACLESVRWADSTLVIDSGSTDNTVALAESAGARVVTNAWVNFTVQRNTALSIATADWVIFVDADERSSPEQGAEIRRKTAELPYVGYWIPRHNYIFGRLTRGAGWYPDYQLRVLRRGWAGYDPARAVHETVILDGEAGYLETPLIHYNYRDVRQFIAKQRTYTAFAAQEMHTAGVRPKAHNYLLQPVRHFIWRFWTLKGYRDGLHGLRLSAYMAWYEFQKYRQLRRLGR; translated from the coding sequence GTGAGCGTCGCGAGAGGTGAGACGATTGAGGCGGTGATTTTGACACGCAATGAGGCTCAGCACATCACCGCCTGCCTTGAATCTGTCCGTTGGGCAGATAGCACCCTCGTTATTGATTCGGGCAGCACCGATAACACAGTGGCGCTTGCCGAATCTGCCGGAGCGCGGGTGGTGACGAACGCTTGGGTCAATTTCACCGTACAGCGCAATACGGCACTGAGCATCGCCACCGCCGATTGGGTGATCTTCGTGGACGCCGACGAACGATCCAGCCCCGAACAAGGGGCAGAGATTCGCCGGAAGACTGCCGAACTGCCTTATGTGGGATATTGGATTCCGCGCCACAACTACATCTTTGGGCGGCTCACACGCGGGGCGGGGTGGTATCCCGATTACCAACTGCGCGTCTTGCGGCGGGGGTGGGCGGGGTACGATCCGGCACGCGCCGTCCACGAGACAGTGATCCTTGACGGTGAGGCGGGCTATCTGGAAACGCCGCTCATCCATTACAACTATCGGGATGTACGCCAGTTCATCGCCAAACAGCGCACCTACACTGCCTTTGCTGCCCAAGAAATGCACACAGCGGGGGTACGCCCCAAAGCCCATAATTACCTCTTACAGCCGGTTCGCCACTTTATTTGGCGTTTTTGGACGCTAAAAGGCTACCGCGACGGGCTGCACGGGCTGCGCCTGAGCGCTTACATGGCGTGGTACGAATTTCAAAAGTACCGCCAACTGCGGCGTTTGGGGCGGTAA
- the proB gene encoding glutamate 5-kinase, whose amino-acid sequence MPTNARRIVIKLGTSTLTGGTPRLDRRRLMEIVRQTVELRESGAQAILVSSGAIAAGREVLGFPRFDRTLPAKQMLAAVGQGRLIQRYGELFEIFGVHIAQILLTRGDLANRTGYLNARDTLQHLLDHAIVPIINENDTVATEEIRVGDNDNLSALVANLIDADLLILLTDQAGLYDADPRANPAARLIAQVERVDESVFALAGGTSSGLGTGGMITKLQAAQLAGRSGTTTVIASGSLPNVILKVAAGEAVGTTFLPQTTHRESRKRWLLSEKPAGFLRVDKGATEKLRRRGASLLPVGIIAVEGEFERGAAVHIIDPAGGDVACGMTTYSSAEIRQLVGVQTAQIVERLGYTYGDEIVHRDALVVFEA is encoded by the coding sequence ATGCCGACGAACGCCCGCCGTATTGTGATTAAACTGGGGACAAGCACCCTAACGGGCGGCACGCCGCGCCTTGACCGCCGCCGCCTGATGGAGATCGTCCGCCAGACGGTGGAACTGCGCGAGAGCGGGGCGCAGGCGATTCTTGTTTCGTCGGGGGCAATTGCTGCCGGACGGGAAGTGCTTGGTTTCCCGCGCTTTGACCGCACGCTCCCCGCCAAACAGATGTTGGCGGCGGTGGGGCAAGGACGCTTGATCCAGCGCTATGGTGAACTGTTCGAGATTTTTGGCGTCCATATTGCCCAAATTTTGCTCACGCGGGGCGACCTTGCCAACCGTACTGGCTACCTGAACGCTCGTGACACCCTCCAACACCTTCTCGATCATGCCATTGTGCCGATCATCAATGAAAACGACACGGTGGCGACCGAGGAAATCCGCGTGGGGGATAACGACAACCTCTCGGCATTGGTGGCGAACCTGATCGACGCTGATCTGTTGATCCTGCTCACCGATCAGGCAGGCTTGTATGATGCCGACCCACGCGCAAACCCCGCCGCCCGTCTGATCGCTCAGGTAGAGCGCGTTGATGAGAGTGTGTTTGCCCTTGCAGGCGGCACATCCAGCGGGCTTGGCACAGGGGGGATGATCACGAAACTGCAAGCGGCGCAGCTTGCCGGGCGCAGCGGAACGACGACGGTCATTGCCTCTGGGTCGCTGCCCAATGTCATCTTGAAGGTGGCGGCGGGCGAGGCGGTGGGGACAACCTTCTTGCCCCAAACGACACACCGCGAAAGCCGTAAGCGCTGGCTGCTCTCCGAAAAGCCCGCCGGCTTTTTGCGGGTGGATAAGGGTGCCACTGAAAAGCTGCGCCGCCGGGGGGCAAGTCTTCTGCCTGTAGGGATTATTGCCGTTGAGGGCGAGTTTGAGCGCGGCGCTGCCGTCCATATTATTGATCCCGCTGGAGGGGACGTGGCGTGTGGGATGACGACGTACAGCAGCGCCGAAATTCGTCAGTTAGTGGGCGTGCAGACGGCACAGATTGTCGAGCGCCTGGGCTACACCTATGGTGATGAAATCGTTCACCGCGATGCCCTAGTGGTCTTTGAGGCGTGA